From Camelina sativa cultivar DH55 chromosome 5, Cs, whole genome shotgun sequence:
CGTATGTCTAATAGCTTCTCCCCACAGATAATTAGGCATGTTCATATGAAATTAGATTtctaatttctttaaaaattatataggattatcaaaaatgaaaatatataacattagattttcaaatttctttaacaatattttttatgaaaataaaacaataattaataataagaaaataaataatgaaagaaCTAAAAAAGGAGTATGctcttttatattgatttcaaactgattaataaaaagaaaatatttaaattataggaaatatatatatatatatatatatccgaaAATTATTAACTTAAAACTTATGAAAGTATTTTAATGTTCTTAAATAACAGAGctactaaatttaaattttgtctaaaatctatttttagaaaaagtattatttttaattaaaataaataacgattaatagtataaattaaaatctataataaaattGCATCGATTATGGTGTGAATTAATTGAAGATAATTGaagtaattagtaattttagtcatgaaacaaatattcaaacaaaatatgGGCGATATGATGGCAAATTTTGTGGAAACTATTAACGTACAATTAGGAAATTTAAGCAATATATTTGGCAAACAATAtcttaataataaatgaaaagtcTTAAACAGATATTGGACTTTTTCTATACCATTTTCCTATATATAacgaaatatttttgtttaagcctagaatatattttttcgtttttcaattttaatagcacatatctttttttgttctttttgctaATTGAAGATCTAATTTGAGTTTTATATTCTTGATTTCAGGTTCGAATAGAGCATGAAAATTGTTGTTTCTCCACTTTGTGTGTCACTGTTTCTTCAAACCAATGGTACTTTGATCTAtttattcttctttattttttatgataCACCCTTTgattgaaaatgtttaaatatcaAGTTCTTATTAAATACTAATCAGGATATGGATAAGAGAAGAAAGAGCAGTTGATAGAACATGGATCCTCAAATCGAGTAATCGAGCTAGATGGTATGAAGCAGACTATGTCATTCTgactttttcattttgtttaaaggttagattttcaaatttattttaaaatttaatcatatttttttatgaaaatgaaacaataattaataataagaaaataactaATGAAACAACTATAAAAGGAATATGCTCTTTTGTATTGATTTCAAACTGATTAataagaatatatttaaattataggtaatatatatatatatatttatatatccagaaattattattttaaaacttatgaaaatatcTTAATGTTCTTAAATAACAGAGCTACTAAATTCTAATTTtgtctaaaatctatttttataaaaatattatatttaattaaaataaataacgattaatagtataatttaaaatctataataaaatttcatctaTTATGGTTTGAATTAATTGTACTAAAGATTATCTTTtatgtattattaatttgtgcgttttttttttgaagatggCAAACTTTGGTTTGATATTTTGGACTCGGGAATCAAacacattaataattttattgtttggtatttAAATTAGCTAATAATTAGGGTGTGTTTATGCAGAGTTTTAACCATGGAGAATGTTGGATCACACAAGAAACAAGTACAAAACCATATTACCAGGGAGTAGTACAATTAAGAGACTTTAATTGTGACGTGAAGACTATACTActtgtgattgattttattgtgtttaGACTTTTAAATGGAAAAACATGTAATCGTATTAAGGAGCAAGTGCATACATCCACACATATTAAACTATTTGAAATAGACTTATTGTATATCAACAATTTCATACCCAATATTTacgaaaattatatttaagaagTTTCCATAACTATTTctattaacaacaacataactATATGTTCAGAGCCTTGCCATagttaggaaaaaagaaacattcgTTTAGAGCATCaaattttggggaaaaaattAGGAGCATATATTATTTAGACTTTAGTCCTAAATCCTAATAGAGTTATGTTTATATGACACTTAATGGAGATGCTAAAATAATgtgttaataatatagataaatacgAAAAAAATATTGGGCTTCGATATgggtttaattaagtaattagaaaacaattacttcaacaattaaggtttttaaaaaagttaataaatatttagggtaagcaaagaaatatatatcgctttctcctcttttctgaACAGAACTCAGTAAACAAAGTTTTTCTTCGACATGTCTCTCACTAAatcaattgtatatatattaaagtaaaattattcaagtttttaactttttaacactatttattctattttccTAAATAGTTACatccaaattatttttatatttgtaagtgattgttgttgtttggagaAAATTGGTTAGAAAGTTGATTTTGAAAGTTTAGTTAACGAATTagtggaaaaagaaagaaaaatgttttagaactaatcttttgttggtttgtatagttatattgtttttgttttcgttcaGCAACAacggtttttgtttttgtagaattttatttatttattgaattgGAGTATTTTTTTAAGTCGCTTCGGATATATTTTCGTCTTCTCACAACTCTGTATATGTTACAGGAAATCAAATATTACTTATGAAAACaatcccgcacgtacgtgcgggtccgtaTCTAGTATCTATTGAATTTGGAGACATTTTCTATAAGTAAAACGCTGACCTATTGCATCACGAAGTTTTAAAGGAAAAATCTATAAATGGACAGTGCTCTTTTTCGCATAGCCTTTTGGTTCTTAAGTTGCTACATTCGATGGATATGGACCAAGCGAGCAATAAAGTCACAAATTACTCATATTGTTTAGACAATTGATTAATTAtagtatatagataataaagtAATCTTGgtaagttttttaattactgtggtttaaaaacatcttttattttgatatagaaAGAATTATAAATCAGTTATACTAAATACTATCTGAGACGTATGAAGTGTATACAAAACACAgttgatatatgtatattttgttagttttttgtGTGATATACAGTTAATATGCATaaatttgaaactaaaaagGCAATAatgattcataattttattaaaataaaaataatgaacttttaaaaattttaaatcttggatttataaaatgtttaaatttttaaaaaaaaaatatatatatgtttaagaatTTAAAGAATTTAAAGAATTTAGTGAACAGAATCAATCGAtgtgttggatttttttttcagtacaaagttttataaatatctGATCTACCATTGTTCTGGCTGAAAGTCggattggattaagacacacttgtttatatatgtatatcttaaaTACAGTATAAAGTATGTGTATGCGTGAGAGATCAAAGTACAAATTTAACGAGTTGTTAATGAGTAAAAAATTGTACTAACAGCTAAATTTTCTACTAGtatcccctttttaataaaagggaagtacacaacatagtttttgtagactttatatttttaataaatggttacaaatggttacaaataggttatagataggttatagattaatccatatattaatattaattggttacacctaaatattagggatattccaaattgataattgatatattaatggtaacaaataaattcatggatattccaaactgtattttcggaagattttagtcctatatcacgttgttttcaaagatttttaaacacattattacaaatttattttctacagattttatcgatagaccacaacgtttaaccaaagatagattacgaaattgatagattgattggttacaagttaaatagtgggttacaagatagattacaaaataaaatttaaccagtgttataacacgggtacttatctagaaacattaacaatataaacttacaaaatatgtgtcttttttcaagccttcatatttagcatgtgattttattgcataatgttttagccaatttttttttaaaaacaatcacataaattttattttatataaaaattacaatataaataaaatgaatttcaacccgtgctctagcacgggtcttaatctagtacaTGAATAGTCTATCTAACAGTAAATATACTTGCGATAAATAACAGGCATTAATTAAAATCGCGTAATTTAAGCGTATTATTGTAAGTATATATGGTGTGTTTACTCATTAATACTGTATGTAAATCATACGAAACCAAGTATCAATTTCAAAGTATAAATGTGACCAAATTAGAAAAGGTAACAGTCTAATTATACCATAAATAACGACGATGTGCTGACTCACAATTACGGACTTCAGCAAGTTACCCTTTCATTATCGTTACAAAGTATTCGGATTGGTTCATTAGGCTctgaaatatccaaaaataatttttaaaacatctcATATCTTATTGGAAACGTgaagagtttttttaaaagactttttataatacaattttatagaaaaaccttcataaattttcaatatttttttttagaaagtttatTTACATTAAGTAacttctatataaaaaaaagtattaatagaaataataattgGCATAGCATGCAGCATGATATATACATAAATGTCATTCATGATAATTGATAAGTaaagaaaatggtaaaaaaaaaggaaataacgAATTATTTTAAGGAAGAGACAAAGTCCCCAGCTAAAGTGGGAGAGGTTTTAGGAAAGATAGCTCAGTGCTgcaatgagagagagaggacatATATGGAATCTTACCAAGTTTTCgagtcaaacaaaattaatcattttctatACTCATttcttttcaataaatatttttgttattttaattttattcgtATGACATGACATGAACGACATCTCTCTCCTTCTTGTCCTCTCTTGCTCTGCCTTCCTTCTTCTAACACTATAAGAACACCCACCACATTTCCCCTGCaactccctctctctttctctcagaaatcagagaagaacaagacaaaatctctcattctctctctacTTCTTCATATCtctaagaagaaaataaaagacaaaacaaaatggAAGAGTTGGGTTCTATTTGGTTTTACCAAGAGGTTAGTTTTTCTTAACAATCTCAAAAGTCATTTGTGTGTAATTGTTCTACCAAATGATCCAACATTTTGCATGAGTGTTTTGTTCAATTCTTTGCATTTTTATGTACGCGATTACCAATTCTAGAAGTCCATTATATTTTGGAATTTAGGTCCCTTAATTAAGAATCATTGTTCAATTGTGTGATAttgaaatttcaatttattttggtttagattAATTTCTGAGTAttaatctctctttttgttttctccctAAACCTTTTACTTTTTAGTTATCTCCGACATTATAAAACCTCCAAGATCTATGAAAATCTATCAGAACAAACCATTTCACCTACATAAAATGCGACTTCTTGTACTTTTCTGCACCTTTTAACACCAAAAAAgactattttcttttcttgtctttttatctaattattttctAGCCCTGACGTTTATATAatctattaatattaaattattaatatgtttGGTTTACATTTAGTAACGTTTTCGAGTGTATTCTTGACCCCATGAACGCAAGGTTGTTATCACACATCATTAGTAAAACCAATgtcttatttattattatgttatgttatcttttcagttttcacaattcttttttcttctagatGTTGATTTCTTCAATGATTCGGCCAAtcttttttgttcatttaatatcaattattttctgactttttttaCTAACGAAATCTTTAACTTttcttgatattattattacagaGTATGGATGAATTAAGACAAAAGCTTCAATATAGTTCCTTTGAACTTGAAGCTGTCAAAGCAAAAGctaatgaagaaacaaaacttcaccaagaagaagtgaagaacctTCTTCATCTACTCAAACGTACTCGTCAAGAAAGAGACGAAGCTAAAGATCAGTTACAAAAACTTCTCGTAATCAAAACAAACTCGAGTATCACCGAGTCAAACTCACACGGTTCTTCACCGGTAGACTCATTCTTCGAACCGGTCTCGTCCCCTGAATTCTCCAATTTCAACATGGTGGTACCGGAACCGGTtaaccaaatcaaattcaagaaccgacaacaacatcaacatcaacaacaacaacaaaccgtGAACCGGATCTTGAAGAAGGTTGATCCAGTGGAAGCTCTAATGGATGAGATTGTTAAAGGAAAATCTTTACCGGAGAAAGGGAAGCTTCTTCAAACAGTGATGGAGTCTGGACCGTTGCTTCAAACACTTCTTGTCGCTGGTCCACTTCCACGGTGGCGTAATCCTCCGCCGCTTCAACAGAGCTTTAGAGTCCCTCCGATCTCGAACTCTTACGGTTGTTTGccgatgacgacgacgacgacgacatcaATGCTGAATTTTAGAGGCTGCTCTGTTCCTGGAATCGCTACCGGTATTGAAGTTGCCAACAAACGACAAAGATTTCattagtgtttttgttgttacaattatttttcttttattgttctgcttttttttttttttNNNNNNNNNNNNNNNNNNNNNNNNNNNNNNNNNNNNNNNNNNNNNNNNNNNNNNNNNNNNNNNNNNNNNNNNNNNNNNNNNNNNNNNNNNNNNNNNNNNNNNNNNNNNNNNNNNNNNNNNNNNNNNNNNNNNNNNNNNNNNNNNNNNNNNNNNNNNtttttttttttttttggtttggttatctAGTTAGTTGCTTCGGAGTTGGGACTCACTATATTATTGTAAAGATTTAAAAAtggattttggggtttttttaaaaatgagtttATGTGTAAATTGAAGTATAAACGATTTGGGATTTTATCGGATATTATCTATGGTCATGATTCTTGATTCTACTATGTTCGATTGGTTTGCATTTCATCTACTTGACgagtttcaaaaattaatttatgtgcttatatatgcttttgaatatgaatgttaaaaataaaatattgtaaagtTTTTTCATAGAATATTTGTGCAATATATGTTGACCTTAAAGAAACATTTTcttgtatttgtatttttttaagtttgttcaaaacatatataagataGCAAATAGAAAAGACAAGAGAGTAACCCAAGCAAAGTGGTATAATGGTAAGTTAACTAGTTAAGCCTAGGAGCTAGGACCTAGGGTAAGGGGATTGCACACCCCTATGATCTAAGTGCTTTACGAGTTCGATTAGTACTAAGAACAGAATTGTGTTGCTTGGGTCACTTGGACTTTTGGGGTTCAGCCGAAATTTTTTATACGTGTGTTGAACTAGTATAGCTACTAGCTCGAGGATGATATAATAGAAAGGATGAAACAAAGGACTTTTATTAAGATAATCAAAGATCGTCGAATTACAATATAACCGTTATAAGCCGGGTGGTTAATTACAGAGAATTGTGCTTCTCAAAATGACTAACTGAACTATAGCNNNNNNNNNNNNNNNNNNNNNNNNNNNNNNNNNNNNNNNNNNNNNNNNNNNNNNNNNNNNATGAGGCTCCGTCGACGTACAAATACCAGTTCTCTTCGCTTGAGCTAAGAGAGGTGAAATGTTGGGGCTGCTCGACAATGAAATCTGCCAATACTTGAGACTTCATGCAAGTTCGGCCCAGATATTCGATATCGTACTCACTTAATTCGACTGCCCACTTCGCCATGCGACCTGATTGTCCCGGGCTATGCAGAATTTGCCGCAGAGGTTGGTTCGTCAGGACCGCGATTGTATGTGATTGGAAATAGGGTCTGAGCTTGCGAGCTGAAGTTACCACGGCGTATGCTATTTTTTCCAGGTTCGAATAACGCAACTCAGCCCTGTCGAGGGTCTTGCTGACGTAGAAGATTGGCTTTTGTTCGCCTCGGTCGTCTCTGACTAATACTCCGCTAACTGCCGATCCCGAAACGGCGATATATAGGTAAAGCTTTTCTCCTTCCTCAGGCTTTGAAAGTATGGGAGGGGTggttaaataagtttttaactcGACGAACGCCTGCTCGCATTCGGCGGTCCATTCGTACGCTTTGTTCGTCGATCGCAGCAATTGGTAGAACGGCAAGCTTTTATCGGTTGACCGTGAAATGAATCGGTTTAAAGCTGCTATCCTGCCGGTCAGGCGTTGGACTTCGCGCTTGTTTCGCGGCGAGGGCATGTCGAGTATGGCTTTTATTTGCTTCGGGTTTGCCTCTATTCCCCTTTTCGTGACGATATACCCTAGAAATTCTCCTGACGTCACACCGAATGAGCATTTTGCCGGGTTGAGTTTCATGTTATACTTATTCAGGGTTTGAAAACACTTTCGCAGGTGCTCGACGTGATCGTTTGCGTTTGCGGATTTGACTAACATGTCGTCGATGTACACCTCCATAGTTATTCCTAATTGGTCTGCAAACATCTTATTGACAAGACGTTGATAGGTGGCTCCCGCGTTTTTCAAACCGAACGGCATTACTTTGTAGCAGAACGTGCCTTGATCTGTGATAAAGGCGGTTTTTTCGCGGTCGTCGGTGTGCATCAAGATTTGGTTATATCCtgagaaggcatccatgaaGGAGAGCAATGCGTTGCCCGCCGTGGCCTCGACGAGCCTCTCTATATGTGGTAGCGGGTAGCTATCCTTGGGGCAGGCTTTATTGAGATCCGTGAAGTCGATGCAGACTCTGTTcttccc
This genomic window contains:
- the LOC104786828 gene encoding uncharacterized protein LOC104786828 translates to MEELGSIWFYQESMDELRQKLQYSSFELEAVKAKANEETKLHQEEVKNLLHLLKRTRQERDEAKDQLQKLLVIKTNSSITESNSHGSSPVDSFFEPVSSPEFSNFNMVVPEPVNQIKFKNRQQHQHQQQQQTVNRILKKVDPVEALMDEIVKGKSLPEKGKLLQTVMESGPLLQTLLVAGPLPRWRNPPPLQQSFRVPPISNSYGCLPMTTTTTTSMLNFRGCSVPGIATGIEVANKRQRFH